The nucleotide window TCAGCTTTATCCCCCATGTATTGGTATTGAGATGTTCCAAAAATTGGAtcagatcctcctcctctccttcccagatgaaaaaaatatcgtcgatgtaacggccataggtgaccaagttctgccTCCAGCTATGCGGGccatatacaaaaacattttcccaatgggccataaatagattcgcatagctgggggcgaacttggtccccatggccgtcccaTTCACCTGCAAAAAAAATTCATCCCCATACCAAAAGAAATTGTTTTTGAGGATAATTTCTATACCCTCCATGATAAAATCTATTTTTGCTTCTGTCATAGCTGAAAAGTTGTTAAGGAAATATTTCACTGCGTTGCATCCATACTCGTGTGGGATATTGCTATAGAGCGCAGAAACATCGCTTGTAACTAAAAAACACTTAGAATTCCAAttgcaattttttaaaaagtttaaaaccgCTATAGTGTCCTTTATGTGTGAGGTAGTTTTTTTCACTGTGAGGTAGTTTTTTTCActagttataatatatataatagaaaataatatattttctcaGGTCCTCTATAAGAGGCCtgagagtttgagggttctgcacagtatcttagctgtttctagaattgcactcttctggacagtaaTTTTAGATGTCCCACAtgatggaatctgttgaagccactcccccaacttgggagtcacagctatcacaactgggactactactgtcttcaccttccacatcctttctagctcgtctttcagtccttggtatttctctaccatctcatgttccttctttctAATgtaatagtcactgggtattgcaacatccaccatgactgcagtcttACGTTCCTTGTCTACGACCACAATGTCAGTTTGGTTGGTCAGCACTTGCtcgtctgtctggatcttgatgTCCCACAGGATTGTAACCCAGTCATTCTCAACTACTCTTTTtcgtatctcccatctggacttaggctggtccaatccatattctgtgcagatgtttcggtgtGCAATCCCATCAACTTGGTTCtgtctctcagtgtatgctgttcctgctaacatcttgcatccggctactaggtgTTGGACTGTCTTAaaagcctctttgcacagtctgcactttGGGTCTTGCTTGCTGTGGtggactccagcttctattgatttgGTGCTGAGTGCtagttcctgtgctgctaggattagtgccttagtgctctctttcagtcctgccttttccaaccactggtaggatattgccatgtgagccacatccactatctgccggtggtacaccctgtaacggagctccgtgtactccgaccgagtaccctccgttgatggatgctcctagcgctctcagaggactccaagcactgcagacgacaccacaaccaccgaaggctccacaaccgccgtagcttaactggagccgcgccgtcttccgtccaccctggaatgaaccttcagcattcaggaacgtgtggggaagatctctcctcctggagagcgtatccggaacaagctcttaaaagagctaagtgattaagagctcaggggaatatgcagcgcatagcaatccccagtgtgatatagcagttccctccaataacgagacaaggctacgtattgagggtcagaagaggtctgaggactggagcacccagcctgctttttattaggataaggtacacacaggacactcccagggggaggatgaaattaaccaataacagcatagtacagcccacaggttccctcccctcagataaacagttaaaccaattattacatacaataaaaatacagtttttacacacacactgtaactttaaaaccatacattcaatttcaataaaagttgcatattcagactcagcatacatcaaacataaacacttccaaaaatcagccaaatccctccagtggatcaaaagttagctggaagtccctttatgaccgaccgcaagcacaatttcctgcccaaaacagttccatagatttgggctgtgcggtcggtcaatttcatgcgaaaaaacgactaagtcccatttcgaacgggacttagtctctggagctgcaagttcagtatgggagaagggaagggtcagcggtgttcggcaaaatgtgtaaccgattttagttccacagaatctttagcatacaccgctgaccgcattcgaatgactaaaatggccgccgccacgtgttcggctgccgaatggcggccacccagcgctcggcaattaacctgcagtaacctcacagcctgggaggtaaattgcctgcacactttaacttctgggtggtccgcctgtgtggtacttggttcagtaagccctatttactgaaccaagtgggagagagccaggggcaagttattttacaggtctagggacacagttttaaaggggtattgttcagcaaagtcacaatatgtccccagacggttcttaaagggccatacacacccaataaaagttaatacattatcaggggcacaatcttccaggggccatagtcatgaggaaggaggctggcaaataggcttctccacaatccaaggaagcagggcaattttccatttaaagggccagttacaaatagcgatttgtaacacaccccatggagaggtttgcctTGCCTGACCTCACGCCGATCGGTACCTGAGTTAGtctggcagcccacccacaaccatTACTGGACCTGGTGAAGTTGGTAGCCTCTCTCTGTCCAGTGTGTCTACCAAGGTTGGGTTGATATCTGGCACTCTCGGTCTCTGTGTTGTTCCCTGGCTTGGAGTGGAGGTTACTTTGTGGGCAGATATCAGcgatactctgccctggtgccagctctTCAGCCGGGGGGTTAACTGGTGTGCAGTCCTGCATTGTAACAAAGGGACAGGTAGGGCAGAGGTCAGCGgcactctgcccggatgccagcacttccgctggggtagcctgtaggaatcaggctctggaccagaggatatgggagggcagaggccaactgtgctctgcccagatgccagctcatCCGCTGGGATGGAGTCAGGGAATCCTACCCCCAGGCCCTGATTGTGAATCTGCTGTGGAAAAAAGGGatcgcttacctcctcctcctggtattCCTGCAGGAATCTGAACCGGCCATCCAGCATCCCTATAAGTCCGGTGCAGAGaccgcggtcccatctgcaccatcggGGTTAGGGGTCCCTACAAGGTACACTGTCGCTGAGGAGGGAggtcgattttagttccatgagctcGACGGCAAAACTCCGCTGACCGCATTccactaaacaagatggccgccgctacgTGTTCGACTCtgcgaacggcgaccacccagctgtTCGTCTATTAGCTTGCGGTTACCCACCATCCTGGAGCttgcccggggccccaagcagagccggtgcttcctataaggctgcagccacctgagcgctctatagagagcctcaggcggctgtagcactcctctctcgtcacctccatcctccccttccatgtagcgtggccgagctcctcttcctcctggctgtgtactgagtgctcacttcctttcagtccggccgggaacaggaaactgaatctcctgtaccgcgtggacccggccggactgacaggaggaagaggagctcggccaagatacagggaaggggaggtgagaagaacataggaggggggagggggagtgaaaaAAACATAAGGAGGGGGTGAGTAAAAAAACACGGgatggggagtaaaaaaaaacatgggggtagagtaaaaaaaaaacatgggggtagagtaaaaaaaacatgggggagagtaaaaaaatacatggggggagtaaaaaaacatggggaggggtaggagtaaagaaaaacaggggggggggagttaaaaaacatgaatagggggaggggggagtaaaaaggacagttttagataatttgcacgtttgtgagaactgaaaaattttaatgtgtgtgtgtgtttgtctgttagtgtgtgtatgtgtgtgttttaaagggacactccaggcacccagacaacatctgcccattggagtggtctgggtgccaactcccactacccttaaccctgcaactgtaattattgcagttttcataaagggTTAACGCCTcctttagacagccactagagggcacttcctgcttcatagcacaggttttctgtactagagtgtcgctggacgtcctcacgctgtgtgaggacctccagcatcactcaattccccataggaaagcattgaaaagcattaggtcttctcagccggcgggcgggatcagtctcccccgccggctgacgcaATTAAGGGGAGGAGCGGCGACGACCCAAAAccaacgccgagggacatcagtgggattctcaggtaagtcactgaaggggttttcaccccttcagcaaccggggatgggtggtgggagggagaggggacctgcagtgccagaaaagctaattgttttcctggcactggagagtccctttaagtatgttggatttagttattgtgcacttttttttatgtatattttattttatggtacagtggtgttttttgcaaatgttcaattgttgaaaatgttcaaattttatgcacattatatgcaacagcagtagttgcactgtaaacattttttatttaaataaagtgtgggtgaacttaaactgtatggctatgccgTGGATCCTCTGTAGGCTTTGTGTGCgtgtgggagggggggagttgggggggcctccatgtctattttgcttggggcccccaaattacTTCAAACGGCCCTGTACGTGGACAATACATAGGGATCCTCACCACCTATGGTAGTGCTAGAGTCCAATGTAGACACCGAGGGAACCTTAGACCAATCCCATTCTGAATCTGGATCATAACCCAATATACCAtcaataattaattttatatCTATCTGCGTCATGTTTTGCCCTTgacacattctttatttttttattttttttattctttattttgttcactCAGCAGGCGATAAAGAGAAAACAATACAATATGTCTGCTGTTGCCCATAACGGTCACATATAATAACAAAAGCATTGTCACTGGCTGAGACATGGTGTCCCGCTgagtgggtttttgttttttaacggaAGCATGTTAGTCAACAAAGCATTTAAACATCAGTATGACCCCTTGGCACCTACATGTGGTTTACTTAAAAGACGGTCCATGGGTTGAGGTGTTCCACAGGAGTAGTTTACCTGAActatcttggggggggggggagttcctgCGCCAATGTTATCGTGGACGTTGACAAATTCTTTTTAAATACAGTAAACATGCAGCAGGGTTAGAACGTGGGTTGGGtgctgtgacagaaccatccgtctgtctattgtggtggattcgtctatttcctGCACGTCCGTGTAAATGGCTGTTTCCAATAGCCCAGCCATACGAATGACTGTTTTTACTGAATaaagctaccgaacggatggccacccaggatagaagtgtgctgctggttaacctcttgatcccaattagaacgttgtggttaaccgcagacacttctcaattaaaccgaaTTCAttgtggccgtcgttcgtatgtcgaccacgaggcagcggccattttaaaacgcaCGAAAGCTCGGCTCTGATTTCATGGAGCTAAAAAtggacactctttctgccgaacaccgctgaaacaacGGGTCGCCTGGCTGTCTCGACAAAcgcgtacgaacaccggctgttcgggagttttaccatCGACGaaaggacttaacccagatagccttcccatggtgtcaatcgcataccgaaagactgtaagaactttgactccatggcgattgaactatgcgtatgggatctgagcgctattcgccaataatatgccctcagatcccggctatctggggatatgtgatgtgaatgtgaaatgtacagttattataaagttatgtatttttatgtactttttatGTACTTTCTGGTTTtgaatttaaaatggcgatgtgtctttgtcctggagataattgtattacttcccaattatctccagggcagaggggagggaaccatattgcattgtgggaaaaacGCAAAACAGTTCTAGGCGTTTGAGACAAATGCTGAAATAACAATGTTTAAAGGAAATTAGGTAATTTAAGAGTTTATTAGTATATGTCCGTGACAAAAATAGTCAGCTTGGATATAGACAATGTTTTGGGTTTAACCCTTCACTATTGGACAAGACCTCCCATTTGCAACACGCATGCTTTATAAACATATGGATAATCTGATTCAAGTAAGTACCACCAGAGCCGACACAAAGACCGCCCATGGACAATACAGATGCAGGAAACCTCCAATTGAAGTCTGCCGCCTCATATGATATGACACACAGACATCTTAGTTAGCAGCATTTTCTTTTCCGTATGTGACCGAAACCGGATGAGCCACCATGTTGGGTAAGGCGGATTACAAccggtccggaccatatatgAAAGTTTTTTTTCACATGTGTGTTCATTATTACCCCTTTTGTTTGTTATGTTTAGTTTGTATTAGGGTATATAAAGCCTGTTATGTCAGTTTCTAGGTagactgcacctgaggaagatcTCTCTTAAGGTTGAAATGCGTTGTGctattttcttttatgttttaacTACAACTTGGAATAAATACCTTTTTACATCGTTGATTTGGTTCCTGGTTCCAGTTTTTACTCTGAAACTCCAAGGTTCCAGTGATACACCACTGCAACTATCCCTATTGTGGATGACCTGCCTTTACAGTTCAGAGCCATTCTCTAAAGGCTCTGTACagtgtgagtgttccatttttattttatcactgttatatttatgtatacaggttacactatggttCCTCTGCTTTGTATTTTTATGATTTAGGGTTATATCAATAGAAATACCCACACATTTCGCTTTTATTTTAAAGGTAAAGAATAATTCTCACTGTGTGCACTTTGACACTTTTTTCTCTTTGGtacttctgtctttacataagtGTACTTGGTGACAATACACTTGGAGTGTTTTTAGGCTGCACCTGTACGCTCATTCATTTGGAGCACCCGATATCCcttatatttccttttttcacaCTTACGAGGTCTTCCCTGTCTTGTTCCGGTAAGCCTTTCATATGGAGGTTGTTGTGTCTTCCGCGGTTGTTGATATCATCAAAGGATCTATGCATGGCTGACGGGTAAGAGGAATGGGAGTATACAGTGGCTTGTAGTTGCTGTACGTAGGTGTGAAGTAAATCATTGCGTCTTTCAGTGTACTCTTTCACTGATGTGGTGGATGTCGGTGCCTAAGGCCTCCAGATAGGTTTGAAAGGAGACCTCGAGTTTCTTTATCATGTTGGCAATGTCTCAGGTTGTTAGAGGGGTGTATGCCAATGGAGACATCCTTTTCCCGGCAAGAGGCTGTGCTGCAGAGTATTCCCGATATCCCATCAGCTGGATCAGcgtagagagagaggcagagctcttacaagagctagtgatttagcTGGATGCAGGTTCCCTTCAAtaatgagacaaggctacgtattgagggttaagcagaactgatttaatgGGCACACAATCATttcttttatacaacttttcccactaggttaccacccatgtggaccttgttgggcaccgaaGACACAAACTTGATGACCAATCATTTACAGTTACACAGTTAAACAGTCCCAGTCATTACTgtacattcctcccctctgccgggagataatagagttaactgctgtatcataaaaattggttaaaaagtatatttttcgcttggagataattgagctaacaccaaaactatacattcaataaaacttaaattttctgAACAAGCATAATTAGGggacaaacatactcaaaaatcatatgaatcggttcaggggtttgggcgATAACTGGAAGTCCCATCCCTGCCCAGCCACACACGtggctcctgcccagaatagttccatgcATTCAGCTGGTGCGGCCGGTCCCTTTTTGTACAATTAAAATACTGAACAGTCATGCTTATTATTGTTTGTGCCTTTGCTGGTCGTGTGCCGCCTCGTTCGTGCAATACTTTTACCGAACGCCGCCTCGTTCGTATGAATGTGTGCAAAGCTAAGTGGTCCTGGAATTCTccgcggtgttcaggagtttgagtgtctgaaaatagttccagacactcgacgaccaaacaccgctggacaaaCACCGTTCAACAAAaaaagatggccactgccacgtgttcgtaaATACGAATAGacggccacccagtgaaccacttagaacgttTGCGGTCTGGCACAGAGTCAAGGAGTTAAATGGTGACACACGCCTAGGCTGGGTAATCTCTGGTTCGGCAGTTTGTTTGTTCATACGAATGGGTTAGCAGTATCATTAGTTTTCCCATTCATATGTTAAATATAGCAATGGTAACACATCCAGGGGGTTACAATGTTTCAAGTCTGTGGGCCAGACAATAACAGGGGTTCTGTTACAGCAGATTTCTTAAGGGTTTGCTTATTTCCAGGTTGGATTTGGATATCAGGTGGTCCAAGCTCTCATGGCTTGAGGAGGCTGAACGGCCTTGGGAGGATTCATATTGGGGCCTGCGGCACCATGTTGTAGGTCTGCATTATCGTGAAAAATGTTAAGGCCCCAGATTTCCAGGTACATTTTTTGCCAGGCGGTTGTTAGGTCAATAGAGAATGTTTTGGATGTCCCATGGCTAGTCAGGAGCCCGATGAATAGGGATTAGCTGTAGGCACGCTCAGAGCAGATTTAGACGTGTCCATCTAGCTTTGAGGTTGGCTCCACTGCCTTGTTTTTATTCTACATATTGGGGTTGAGGTTTTTTtgtcatgttacaatgctgccaccaaaCATGTGTACTATTAAGGGTTAAAAAGTGTAAAGGGATTCAAAATGTAGAAAGAAGGTCTGCACACATATGGCAAGTACACTTTGTTTTAGATACATGTGATTTAATTGTAACTCCGTAACCCCTATACTCTGACTGAGTATATCTGCAGAAGAGTCTCCCTAGTCCCGCAATGTGATAGTGTGATATAGCTCTTGTgttcccaaacatcagccaagacttgatgaagggtaaatcagaatgtttgttttattagggcAAGTTGCCTGGTTATATACAAAGACCCCCGAAATGGGGTTTCCATTCAGTTTTACAGTAAGCGTGCCCAGACGCCTCTGTCTGTGAGCTTGCTTTTGCTTaaattaattatctctcaggcattcGAAGTACAATACGAAAccacaaaacaccccaaaatgtatatgtaacggctaccccagtggagaggggtatcagccgttggagacatcCTTCTTCCCGGCAAGATGCTGTGTAGTAATGGAGTAGCCTTCTTTCTATCAGCTGGATCTAAGTAGAGAGGGAGAGttagagctcttaaaagagctagtgattagctgagcaggttccctttcaataacgagacaaagCTAAGTTTTTAAGGGTAAAATAGAACTGAGGTtttaatgacaggtactctcCTTTTATGCGGTGCtctcatgcaagggagacacccgcagacaattagacattaaccaatcagacaatggttacaacccacagattccctcccctctgcttggtagataattgagtttcttactgtatcctCAATTATCTCCGAGCTAaaactttttatgcatttttataactttcagaTTTTTCATCAtacaggaataaaacttatatttttatgaacaacacaacttggggacaaacatattcaaaattcgtgcaaatccgttcaggggttacagaaatattaaaaagtgtcTTTGGATGTCTGTttgtatgcccaaaacagttacacagattcaggctgtgcggtgggtctatttctgccctgcaAAATAACAAAGacccatccgaaggcggcattcgaatagtcgaacgcacttcgacttctgtcgaagtgtcgaagtgaaaacGGGGttaagtttcagcggtgttcgttagttaagtggaggtctattttacattaaaaagatgacaaagtcccatttgAACGTGCGTTCGAATGGGAAGGTACAGGTaagactgaattaaaatggccgccgccacgtgttcgattgtCTAACGGCGGCCACTTCgtctacttcggcacttcgactgttttacgaagtgccatatcaaacaTACCAATCCTTCGCACAAAACAGTTGAAGGGCCAGAAAGTCTTTGTTCTTAGGTACAGGGCAATGTGGATGATGGCAGGAAAACAAAAGATAGAGATTCCCAGGCAACATGGTAGGAGGTTGTTACAGTATACAAGTTTGATAAGAACACCCACAAgtattatatccctggatagcccggatttgagcgcccaagttgtgcAAATATCGAATCCGTGTAATATAGCCGAATTGACCACGAGGAAAGGAGATAGTGGCCGGTCCAGTGTGTGGAGTTCCTGTATCAAAATAAACTAAGTCTCCCTCTGGCTCATATGTAGTGAATGTTCCCCTTGTTTGGGAgaatcttttctctgaaaagtgctCTTTTGGCTTGTCTGGTAACCGAGCAGGCGACATTATGATTTTTACGTTGATCGTGAAGCATAGTCATTTTACATTTTGCCAAGTGAATACAAGTAAGTTTGTATTTGCAATTGTTATATTATAATGGGAATTAGagcacacaaatatttttttattgtattacttaATCACCATAGTGTTTCATAGTCATATTTCTGATGTTTCATGAAAATAAAGTCAGTGTTTAAGTATGGTAAACAATACATCagttatagattatttttttcataactcccagtacatttttttttcagatatttCCAGCAGCAGAAGTCTTTCTAAAGGACAGGACAACAACAGAAATATACTAAGCAAGATTATGAAGAAATCTTTTAATAAGACAACCAAGGATTCCAGCTCTCCAAACTCAAGCAATCTCTCAGAACCCTTTATGTCTACAAAGGAGATCATAAACacaaaacctttctcatgttctgaatgcggaaaatgttttcgctggcagtcacacattgttaaacatcagagaactcacacaggtgagaaacctttctcatgtgcggaatgtgggaaatgttttagccatAACCCGGCTCTAGTttcacatcagagaactcacacaggagagaaacctttctcatgttccgaatgtgggaaatgttttagccgTAACCCGGCTCTAGTTTCACATCAGAGAACtcatacaggagagaaacctttctcatgtgctgaatgtgggaaatgttttagcttGTACTCAAATCTTGTttcacatcagagaactcacacaggagagaaacctttctcatgttctgaatgtggaaaatgttttagcgGGCACTCACATCTTGTttcacatcagagaactcacacaggagagaaacctttctcatgttctgaatgtggaaaatgttttagcgGGCACACACATCTTGTTAGACATCAGAGAacccacacaggagagaaacctttctcatgttcagaATGTGGGAGATGGTTTAGACATAACACATCTCTAgttagtcatcagagaactcacacaggagagaaaactttctcatgttctgaatgtgggagatGGTTTAGACATAACACATCTCTAgttagtcatcagagaactcacacaggagagaaacctttctcatgttctgaatgtgggaaatgttttagcggGCACTCAAATCTTGTTTCACATCAGAGAACCCactcaggagagaaacctttctcatgttctgaatgtgggagatGGTTTAGACATTACACAACTCTTGTTAAACATcatagaactcacacaggagagaaacctttctcatgctctgaatgtgggaaatgtttcagtCGGCAGTGTCAACTTTcaatacatcagagaactcacacaggagagaaacctttctcatgttctgaatgtggaaaatgttttagcgGGCACACACATCTTGTTAGACATCAGAGAacccacacaggagagaaacctttctcatgttctgaatgtgggagatGGTTTAGACATTACACAACTCTTGTTAAACATcatagaactcacacaggagagaaacctttatCAAGTTCTGAATGTGGGGAAAGTTTTAGCGGACACTCAAATCTTGTttcacatcagagaactcacacaggagagaaacctttctcatgtgcaGAATAGAAAAATAGTTTTGTCAGTAAACCAGA belongs to Pelobates fuscus isolate aPelFus1 chromosome 7, aPelFus1.pri, whole genome shotgun sequence and includes:
- the LOC134568487 gene encoding oocyte zinc finger protein XlCOF6-like is translated as MKKSFNKTTKDSSSPNSSNLSEPFMSTKEIINTKPFSCSECGKCFRWQSHIVKHQRTHTGEKPFSCAECGKCFSHNPALVSHQRTHTGEKPFSCSECGKCFSRNPALVSHQRTHTGEKPFSCAECGKCFSLYSNLVSHQRTHTGEKPFSCSECGKCFSGHSHLVSHQRTHTGEKPFSCSECGKCFSGHTHLVRHQRTHTGEKPFSCSECGRWFRHNTSLVSHQRTHTGEKTFSCSECGRWFRHNTSLVSHQRTHTGEKPFSCSECGKCFSGHSNLVSHQRTHSGEKPFSCSECGRWFRHYTTLVKHHRTHTGEKPFSCSECGKCFSRQCQLSIHQRTHTGEKPFSCSECGKCFSGHTHLVRHQRTHTGEKPFSCSECGRWFRHYTTLVKHHRTHTGEKPLSSSECGESFSGHSNLVSHQRTHTGEKPFSCSECGKCFRWQSHIVKHQRTHTGEKPFSCAECGKCFSHNPALVSHQRTHTGEKPFSCSECGKCFSRNPALVSHQRTHTGEKPFSCAECGKCFSLYSNLVSHQRTHTGEKPFSCSECGKCFSGHSHLVSHQRTHTGEKPFSCSECGKCFSGHTHLVRHQRTHTGEKPFSCSECGRWFRHNTSLVSHQRTHTGEKTFSCSECGRWFRHNTSLVSHQRTHTGEKPFSCSECGKCFSGHSNLVSHQRTHSGEKPFSCSECGRWFRHYTTLVKHHRTHTGEKPFSCSECGKCFSRQCQLSIHQRTHTGEKPFSCSECGKCFSGHTHLVRHQRTHTGEKPFSCSECGRWFRHYTTLVKHHRTHTGEKPLSSSECGESFSGHSNLVSHQRTHTGEKPFSCAE